One Psychrosphaera aestuarii DNA window includes the following coding sequences:
- the ubiA gene encoding 4-hydroxybenzoate octaprenyltransferase — translation MDKPIGIYLLLWPTLWALWIASFGVPNWHYTLVFVLGVVLMRSAGCVINDYADRKFDGHVSRTSQRPIPSGKVTPTEALQLFFVLIVSAFFLVLTLDIYVVILSIGGLLLASIYPFMKRYTHFPQVVLGAAFSWAIPMAFMAVQADLPIEMWVLYFANLTWTIAYDTFYAMVDKEDDLKIGVKSTAIAFGKNDLLIIGLLQLTTLWLFVQLHAYLSWHWPMTIAIAASATMFVMQLWDCRNRDKSKCFKAFLDNHYVGLIVFIGLVIEYWIF, via the coding sequence ATGGACAAACCGATTGGTATCTATTTATTGTTATGGCCGACTTTGTGGGCGTTGTGGATAGCATCTTTCGGCGTTCCAAACTGGCACTACACTCTAGTATTTGTCTTAGGAGTGGTATTAATGCGCTCTGCCGGTTGTGTTATCAATGATTATGCCGACAGAAAGTTTGATGGCCATGTGTCTAGAACATCACAACGGCCGATTCCATCAGGCAAAGTCACACCAACAGAAGCACTTCAGTTATTTTTTGTACTTATCGTTAGTGCATTTTTCTTAGTATTAACTCTAGACATTTATGTTGTTATTTTGTCTATCGGAGGTTTACTTTTAGCGTCTATTTATCCATTTATGAAACGATATACTCACTTTCCCCAAGTTGTTTTAGGTGCTGCTTTTAGTTGGGCGATTCCAATGGCATTTATGGCAGTACAAGCTGATCTTCCTATTGAGATGTGGGTCCTTTATTTTGCAAATTTAACTTGGACAATTGCCTACGATACTTTTTACGCAATGGTTGATAAAGAAGATGATTTAAAAATAGGCGTAAAGTCGACGGCGATTGCATTTGGTAAAAATGATTTACTTATAATAGGTCTATTACAATTAACTACGCTTTGGTTATTTGTACAGTTGCATGCTTACCTAAGTTGGCATTGGCCAATGACTATAGCAATTGCAGCAAGTGCAACTATGTTTGTGATGCAATTATGGGACTGTCGAAACAGAGATAAGTCAAAATGTTTTAAAGCGTTTTTAGACAATCA
- a CDS encoding chorismate--pyruvate lyase family protein, producing MFPIDLPENWQTAEDNELLALKKGIQHWVCAESSLTVKVKELGVSFSVEVINQCYKPLSITTKKILNTSDNVALIREVVLKQGDTPLIYAQTVMPESTIIGTEARLAELGNQSLGQILFQSHHAKRGKIEVSLVEKASHLGSYIEQHLNQPIVEPCFIRRSVFHLNDKPLLVNECFLPALIINIED from the coding sequence TTGTTTCCTATTGATTTACCGGAAAATTGGCAAACCGCCGAAGACAATGAGCTTTTGGCCCTGAAAAAAGGAATACAGCATTGGGTCTGTGCTGAAAGTTCATTAACTGTAAAAGTTAAAGAACTCGGTGTGTCTTTCTCAGTAGAAGTCATAAATCAATGTTATAAACCTCTTAGTATTACTACGAAAAAAATATTAAATACATCTGACAATGTTGCTCTTATTAGAGAAGTTGTATTAAAACAGGGTGATACGCCTCTTATCTATGCACAAACCGTCATGCCTGAGTCAACCATTATTGGAACAGAGGCAAGACTTGCCGAACTTGGGAATCAGTCATTAGGGCAGATTTTGTTTCAAAGCCATCATGCTAAACGTGGCAAAATTGAAGTCTCTCTAGTAGAAAAGGCCTCACATCTAGGCTCATATATTGAACAACACCTAAATCAACCAATTGTAGAGCCTTGTTTTATTCGCAGATCTGTCTTTCATCTTAATGATAAACCATTACTTGTGAACGAGTGTTTCTTACCTGCATTAATCATTAATATAGAGGACTAA
- a CDS encoding flagellar basal body-associated protein FliL — protein sequence MNVLLRILIAIIILTSSFGSQAADEKPNVGYYGFEPDIITNYVSNKRRIGFVRITAELMIEDVQNVPVVEHHAPLLRDAIIDILIRQPEQKVKSMTGREEIRMLILEKLKELMEKETGHPVIKDLIFTKYLYS from the coding sequence GTGAACGTTTTGTTACGTATTTTGATCGCAATAATTATATTAACCAGCTCATTCGGCTCGCAGGCAGCGGATGAAAAACCAAATGTTGGTTACTATGGTTTTGAGCCAGATATCATTACAAACTATGTAAGTAATAAAAGACGAATCGGATTTGTAAGAATTACGGCAGAGTTAATGATTGAAGACGTACAAAATGTACCAGTTGTTGAACATCATGCGCCGTTACTGCGCGACGCCATTATAGATATATTGATTCGTCAGCCAGAACAAAAAGTGAAATCGATGACTGGCCGAGAAGAAATAAGAATGTTGATTTTAGAAAAACTAAAAGAGCTGATGGAAAAGGAAACCGGTCACCCAGTAATTAAAGACTTAATCTTTACTAAGTATTTATATAGCTAA
- the glpG gene encoding rhomboid family intramembrane serine protease GlpG, whose product MNFIGQLGSQRACLAFCDYLKVNGLSFRVEEAHDSGLISYSIYTSDSDLKNVQLAFERFIADPHHEDFLSASWQLAEPVVSTSSQSLGLFTIWSSVGLLTRAITALCIVIFVVSYLGWYREVFFALKFNWTLSEPYRLITPAIMHLSAVHLLFNLAWWWYLGGKVEKTLGYITLFQVFIISALVSNVLQAYLVNDQFAGLSGVNYALAGFVWTCGAIHKSTKLFLPNNLFIFLLVWMAVGFIDVLPIPMANWAHLGGLLAGVMLGLLLVKKLK is encoded by the coding sequence ATGAATTTTATTGGGCAATTGGGATCGCAAAGAGCGTGTTTAGCTTTTTGTGATTATCTCAAAGTAAATGGTTTATCTTTTCGTGTAGAAGAAGCACACGATAGTGGTCTCATTAGCTACTCTATTTATACATCTGATAGTGACTTAAAAAATGTTCAGTTGGCATTTGAACGATTTATTGCCGATCCACACCACGAAGATTTTTTAAGCGCATCTTGGCAACTTGCAGAGCCTGTAGTCTCAACCTCTAGCCAAAGTTTGGGGTTATTTACTATATGGTCAAGTGTTGGTTTGTTAACTCGTGCAATCACGGCTTTATGTATTGTCATTTTTGTCGTGTCATATTTAGGCTGGTATCGAGAAGTGTTTTTTGCACTTAAGTTTAACTGGACCTTGTCTGAACCATATCGATTAATTACTCCCGCTATTATGCACTTAAGCGCTGTACACCTTTTGTTTAATCTGGCGTGGTGGTGGTATCTAGGTGGAAAAGTAGAAAAAACTCTCGGTTATATCACTCTCTTTCAAGTTTTTATTATTTCAGCGTTAGTATCAAATGTCTTGCAAGCTTATTTGGTCAATGATCAATTTGCAGGCTTGTCGGGTGTCAATTATGCCCTTGCTGGTTTTGTTTGGACATGCGGTGCTATCCATAAGTCAACAAAGCTATTTCTTCCAAATAACCTGTTTATCTTTTTGTTAGTCTGGATGGCTGTTGGCTTTATTGACGTATTACCTATCCCAATGGCAAATTGGGCTCATTTAGGTGGTTTACTTGCCGGGGTAATGTTGGGCTTACTACTCGTTAAAAAGTTAAAATAA
- the glpE gene encoding thiosulfate sulfurtransferase GlpE, with the protein MSTFKRISITDANEMISNNQVVIADIRDEQSFSAAHVENAFHLTNGTLNTFAQNNDFEQTVLVFCYHGNSSQGAAQYLVEQGFEDVYSVDGGFEMWRQNFPFVSSDH; encoded by the coding sequence ATGTCTACTTTTAAGCGAATTAGTATTACTGACGCAAATGAAATGATCAGCAATAACCAAGTTGTGATAGCTGATATTAGAGATGAGCAGTCATTTTCTGCCGCACATGTTGAAAACGCGTTTCACCTTACAAATGGCACGTTAAATACTTTCGCCCAGAATAACGACTTCGAACAAACGGTTTTAGTCTTCTGTTATCACGGTAATAGCTCACAAGGTGCAGCGCAGTATTTAGTAGAACAAGGGTTTGAAGACGTGTATAGCGTAGATGGTGGATTTGAAATGTGGCGCCAGAACTTTCCATTTGTAAGCTCTGATCATTAG